CTACCTTTTATATTACAAACAATAGCACTTGGAGTTATAGGCTTAGGGGGCGGATGGTGGTTTGGATTTGGTCCAGGTAGAACAACATATCAGCCTATACACAATATTTTATTTAGCGGGGCTCCTATAGGTGCTAGTAGTATGTGGATAATGGCAACTAGCGGGTTAGCAATATCCGCTTTTTCTCTATATATATTATATAAAGAAAAAGTAATTAAAAAACTCTAGTTATAACTTGAAGAAATATTTACGGTAATAACGCAATTCATTTATTGAATCATATATATCTGAAAGAGCTTGATGCTTACTATTTTTAGAAAAATTTTTATATGCATTAGGGGACCATCTCTTTGCAAGCTCTTTTATAGAACTAACATCGATATTTCTATAATGAAAAAATTTTTCTAATCTAGACATGTATATATTCATGAATCTACGATCTTGACTAATTGTATTACCGCACAATGGAGAAACTCCTGAATTAATATAATTTTCCAAAAATAATAAAATATTATCTTCTGCTTCTTTTTCTGATATCTCAGACGACAAAACTTTATCAACTAGTCCGCTCTTACTATGAACTGATTTATTCCATTTATCCATTGATTCTAAAATCTCATTAGTTTGATGAATCACAATAACTGGACCTTCTATTATCTCATCTAAATTTTCATCCGTAATAACTACAGCAACCTCCAGAATCTTATCTTTTAATGGATCCAGACCACTCATCTCCATATCTAACCATACTAATCTATTGTTATTGATATTCATTATTTAATTATTCCTTATATAAAAAAATAAATTTTAATTATTTTTAATATATCAATTATTAAAAATAACCGTATACTATTTCACGTAACTATAAAATTAGCAATTTTAAAATGGAAAAAAACATTATCGGAAGAGTTATAGGCCTATACAAACAGAATTATATAATTGCTCATGGAAAATCTGTTTTAAGGTGCATCTCAAAAGGAAAAAAAAATGAAGCAGTTGTTGGGGACTTTGTTAATGTAAATTACAAATCTGATAGTTATTATATTATTACTGAAATTATTCAAAGGAACAATCTCTTCCTAAGATCAGATATAACAAAAACAAGAAAAATAGCAGCCAATATAGATAATGTTATACTGTTAGTGGCAGCTGAGCCTGATTTTTCAGTCGAATTAATATTAAAAATTATTATTGAGGCTGTACGATGTAATACAAAAATTACTATTGTGCTTAATAAAAGAGATTTAAGCAGATCCATAAAAACAGCCAAGGAGAAACTTTATTTTACAGAAATCTTAGGCATACCTTTATTAGAGATAAGCGCAAAATATCCAAGCTCAGAAGAGAAATCTATACTTGATATTCTAAAAGGAAAAGTTACATTAATAACGGGGCCTAGTGGAATGGGAAAGTCTACATTAGTAAATTTACTAGTTCCAGAAGCTTGTGCAGCAACTAGAGAATATTCTAAATTTTTAAATACTGGAAAACATACTACAAGTTATACGAAACTATACAAGCTAACACTGGAAAATAGCTACATCATAGATTCCCCAGGATTTAAAGATTTTGGTCTAAATCATCTAAGCTTCAATGATATAGTAAAGCCATTTCTAGAATTTCGTGATTTAAATAATAAATGCAGATTTTATAACTGTACACACTGTCACGAACCTGGATGCAAGATAATAGAGTCTAAAACTAATGGAACAATAGACGAAAAGATGTATTCGTTATATAAAAAAATTATGGGTAAGTATATACTTACCCATGGTAATTAGATCATCAAATTACCTCTTATATATTAATTTTTCCTTAATTCTAGCAGATCTGCCGGATCTGGAGCGCAAATAGTATAGTTTAGCTCTTCGGACACTACCAAATCTTTTGACTTCTATTTTTTCTATTTGAGGGGAATAAAGCTGAAATGTTCTTTCTACCGCCTCCCCAGAGGATATCTTTCTAACTATAAACGAAGAATTAAGACCTTTATTACGCCTAGCTATTACAACACCTTCATATGCCTGAATTCTCTTCCTAGATCCCTCTATTACATTAACACTTACTGTAACAGTATCTCCTGGAGAAAAAACTGGGATATTCTTATTATTACTAAGCCTATCTATTTCTTCCTGTTCTAATATAGCAATTAAATTCATAAAAACTCCTGACTCATCTTTTAACGTATTATATTTTATGATTAAAGATTTTAATTATTAATACAAAAGAGGATGATATTAAAAATGGGGTCATTAATTATAATGGCATATTAACTATAAAATCAAGCTTTATAAACAATCAGATAATTTTGGGACTATTTCAAATAAATCACCACATAAACAGTAATCTGAAACATTAAATATTGGCGCATTAATATCATTATTTATTGCTATTATTGTCCTTGAATCTTTAATTCCTGCTAAATGCTGCATAGATCCAGAGATACCTATAGCCAAATATAATCTAGGAGATACTATCTTGCCTGTCTGTCCAATTTGACAGCTATTAGGCGCATAGCCTTCATCAACAGCAACACGAGTAGCACCAATTGCCGCTCCCAGCTTCTCCGCCAAAGGCATCAATAAATTATTAAAATTTTCTTTGCTTCCCAATCCACGACCACCGGAAACTATAACATTAGCTTCTGTTAAATCAATTTTAGAACTATCTACTCTATTTTCTTTTTTTAATAATTTTGATAATCCTAAGTCATTAGAAACAGTAATATTTTCTATATCGGCATAATTATTTATATCAATATTGATATCTTCATTAGTGAATGAACAACCACGTAAAATTAAAATTTTAATTGGATCTATACATTTGATATTAGCAAGAATTCTGCCAGCATACATGGCAGCAGAAAACACATTATCAGATATAATTTTCATTACATTAGATACTGGAGCAACATCTAATTTTGCAGCAATTTTAGGAGCTATAGATCTCCCATAAAATGAATCGTTAAATATTATATGAGTGTAATTATTAGCTATACTTAAAATATGATTAGCATGGTTCTCTGGTAAAAAATCAATAAAATGAGATGCGTCAGCTGTAAAAACTTTAGATACATTCTTTAATTTGCTTATATTGCAAGCCAAATTTTTAATATCTTTCCCTATAATTAAAATATGTATACTTGATCTAAATTTAGAAGCTGCAGATATAAGACCATATGTTGAAACATCAAAAGACTCATTGTTATGATCAGGAATAACTAGTATCATTTTTCTAACACTCCAAGCTCTGCCTTAATAATCTCAGATAAAGAAAAAACATCTTTTTCTAATATTTTCTTTCTTTCATTTTTTATTTCTTCGATATTTAATAATTCTAAACGTGGTGAATAATCAATATTAATATCTTTAATATTGATTATTTCTGTTTTTTTACTCTTAGCCCTTAATATATTCTGTAGTGTTATATATCTCGGCTTATTTAGATTCAGATCAGCGATAATAACGGCAGGCAATTTTGTGCTAATTATATCAACACCATTATCCAATTCTCTAGTTGCTACCAAATTATCGACATAAAAATCTATATTGCTTACAAAATTTATTTGAGGCCAATCTAACAAACTACTTAATATCTGACCCGTCTGACAAGAATCATTATCGATAGATTGTTTTCCCAAAAAAACTATTTTAGGTGCTTCTTTTTCAACAATATGTTTTATTGCTTTTGCTACAGATAATGGCTGTAAACTAAACTCTGATTCTATTAAAATACCTCTATCTGCACCCATTGACATAGCCGTCTTTAAAATATTCTTGCTAAGAACATCTCCACAAGATAAAGCTATAACCTCATCAATAAAACCTTTCTCTTTAAGACTTATAGCCTCTTCAAGGGCAACCTCATCAAAAGGATTCATTGATAGCTTAGCATACTCTAAATTTATTCCTGAATGATCATTATTAATTTCTAATTTAGTGTTATGATCAATTACAGATTTAACAGCTACTAATACTTTCATCGATTATACCCTATAACTATAATTTAGCTAAAGAACGTATATGCAAAACGGCACTACGACCTAAAGATGACATGTCATATCCACCCTCTAAAAAACTCACTATTCTACTAGAAGAATATTTTTCAGACATTTCTACAAGTATATCAGTAATCCATTTATAATCAGATTCATGAAGATTTAATTGCCCCATGTCATCCTCTCTATGAGCATCAAATCCAGCAGATATCAATATTAACTCTGGTCTAAATGACTCTATTGCTGGTACCCATTTTCTATTTACTATATCCCTTATAAAGGCACCATCTACATAAGCATCAACAGGAATATTACACATATTTTGACTATGAATTAGCCTCGTATCAGGATAGAATGGATGTTGAAAAAAACTACACATTAATACAGATGGGTCATCTGCAAATATTTCTTCCGTACCATTACCATGATGCACATCGAAATCTATGATAGCTAATCTTTTTAGTTTGTACTTGCTAATAGCATATCTTGCCGCTATAGCTATGTTGTTAAAAAAACATGAT
The genomic region above belongs to Candidatus Kinetoplastibacterium blastocrithidii (ex Strigomonas culicis) and contains:
- the orn gene encoding oligoribonuclease; translation: MNINNNRLVWLDMEMSGLDPLKDKILEVAVVITDENLDEIIEGPVIVIHQTNEILESMDKWNKSVHSKSGLVDKVLSSEISEKEAEDNILLFLENYINSGVSPLCGNTISQDRRFMNIYMSRLEKFFHYRNIDVSSIKELAKRWSPNAYKNFSKNSKHQALSDIYDSINELRYYRKYFFKL
- the rsgA gene encoding ribosome small subunit-dependent GTPase A, whose amino-acid sequence is MEKNIIGRVIGLYKQNYIIAHGKSVLRCISKGKKNEAVVGDFVNVNYKSDSYYIITEIIQRNNLFLRSDITKTRKIAANIDNVILLVAAEPDFSVELILKIIIEAVRCNTKITIVLNKRDLSRSIKTAKEKLYFTEILGIPLLEISAKYPSSEEKSILDILKGKVTLITGPSGMGKSTLVNLLVPEACAATREYSKFLNTGKHTTSYTKLYKLTLENSYIIDSPGFKDFGLNHLSFNDIVKPFLEFRDLNNKCRFYNCTHCHEPGCKIIESKTNGTIDEKMYSLYKKIMGKYILTHGN
- the rplS gene encoding 50S ribosomal protein L19 codes for the protein MNLIAILEQEEIDRLSNNKNIPVFSPGDTVTVSVNVIEGSRKRIQAYEGVVIARRNKGLNSSFIVRKISSGEAVERTFQLYSPQIEKIEVKRFGSVRRAKLYYLRSRSGRSARIKEKLIYKR
- a CDS encoding electron transfer flavoprotein subunit alpha/FixB family protein, producing the protein MILVIPDHNNESFDVSTYGLISAASKFRSSIHILIIGKDIKNLACNISKLKNVSKVFTADASHFIDFLPENHANHILSIANNYTHIIFNDSFYGRSIAPKIAAKLDVAPVSNVMKIISDNVFSAAMYAGRILANIKCIDPIKILILRGCSFTNEDINIDINNYADIENITVSNDLGLSKLLKKENRVDSSKIDLTEANVIVSGGRGLGSKENFNNLLMPLAEKLGAAIGATRVAVDEGYAPNSCQIGQTGKIVSPRLYLAIGISGSMQHLAGIKDSRTIIAINNDINAPIFNVSDYCLCGDLFEIVPKLSDCL
- a CDS encoding electron transfer flavoprotein subunit beta/FixA family protein, with product MKVLVAVKSVIDHNTKLEINNDHSGINLEYAKLSMNPFDEVALEEAISLKEKGFIDEVIALSCGDVLSKNILKTAMSMGADRGILIESEFSLQPLSVAKAIKHIVEKEAPKIVFLGKQSIDNDSCQTGQILSSLLDWPQINFVSNIDFYVDNLVATRELDNGVDIISTKLPAVIIADLNLNKPRYITLQNILRAKSKKTEIINIKDINIDYSPRLELLNIEEIKNERKKILEKDVFSLSEIIKAELGVLEK
- a CDS encoding histone deacetylase family protein; translated protein: MNTMYITHHAGYLHEMGVLHPDNPKRIDAISDQLIMSGIMSYIVSYHSFSRASDKDILRVHTLEYLNYLRSLVPKKGSYCYIDMDTIMNSYTLDAAFYAAGAGLFAIDSVFGKNFNNAFCATRPPGHHACHNRAMGSCFFNNIAIAARYAISKYKLKRLAIIDFDVHHGNGTEEIFADDPSVLMCSFFQHPFYPDTRLIHSQNMCNIPVDAYVDGAFIRDIVNRKWVPAIESFRPELILISAGFDAHREDDMGQLNLHESDYKWITDILVEMSEKYSSSRIVSFLEGGYDMSSLGRSAVLHIRSLAKL